The proteins below come from a single Stomoxys calcitrans chromosome 1, idStoCalc2.1, whole genome shotgun sequence genomic window:
- the LOC106092911 gene encoding transmembrane emp24 domain-containing protein B — MHSSATWHKLFFGIILIVLVNIVTNQVVSQEVPKPWYENLPAVAMDYKVHIDAGKEDCYHQYVQPGATFYVSFSVVRGGDGMAGFAVRNPSGAIVKPYQWQATADYTDQVSPGGYYSVCIDNQFSRFAGKLVNIYITVVKYDAWDKYAKEIEALQLNMENFTSTIGTVERNINDMLAYQYHSRNREARDYALVLDNNSYIQTFSICQILVIVITCSVQVFFVRKLFNVKDNSRSRI, encoded by the exons atgcatTCCTCGGCGACGTGgcataaacttttttttgggattattttaattgttttggtCAATATAGTCACCAATCAGGTTGTTTCACAAGAAGTACCCAAACCATGGTATGAAAATCTTCCAGCTGTGGCAATGGACTACAAA GTCCATATAGATGCCGGAAAAGAGGACTGTTATCACCAATATGTACAACCGGGAGCGACTTTCTATGTCTCATTTAGT GTGGTACGTGGTGGTGACGGTATGGCTGGTTTTGCTGTGCGTAATCCATCTGGTGCAATTGTAAAGCCTTACCAATGGCAAGCCACTGCCGATTACACGGATCAGGTGTCACCCGGCGGCTATTATTCTGTCTGCATTGACAATCAATTTTCAAGGTTTGCCGGAAAATTGGTTAACATCTATATTACTGTGGTAAAATATGATGCTTGGGATAAATATGCCAAGGAAATTGAAGCATTGCAGCTCAATATGGAGAACTTCACCAGTACCATAGGCACTGTGGAGCGCAACATCAACGACATGTTGGCCTACCAATACCACAGTAGAAATCGTGAGGCACGTGATTATGCCTTGGTCCTGGACAATAATTCCTACATTCAGACATTCTCTATTTGCCAAATCTTGGTAATTGTAATCACATGTTCCGTCCAG GTATTCTTCGTTCGCAAACTCTTCAATGTCAAGGATAATTCCCGAAGTCGCATTTGA